GATATATTTCTTAACTGAGGTTTTAGCCATCTCTTTCCTTAGCTCTAACACCCTGCGAACTTCTTCACTTTCTACTTCTTTTAAAAGTACTGGAACCGTCTCTTTGTTTAAACTCTTAACCTCAATACCTTCTTTTTCTGATATCCATTTTTTTAGCTGAGTTACACTATTCGGATTATCTAATCCGGTTAATTTTGATGCTTCTGCCATTTGTTTTTCTTGATAAGATGTATCACAGGTAATAGCGTGTTCCGCTAATACATGTTGGAGCTGTACTCCACGATCATTGATTTGCTGATCCAGCACCCAAAGCTTTTGTTCAAAATCAGGAACAGGGTGTTTTTCTAACATCTCTCTAATCTCACGTTCAGACTCAACATCTCTACGGCAATATTCAATGAAGTTCGACCACTTCTCAGGATCATGATGAGGTAGGTTCCGAGTCCTCCCTCCATTCTTTTTTGTAGCCTTACAAGGAACTGCAAAGTATTTTATGAGTGCTTTACCTGCACTATCTTTTTGAGCGTCCACCCTCAATATATTTCCGACTTTATCCAAACTACCAGGAAGACCTAAATAATAAGCATGAACCATGGAACAACGCCATTGATCAGCAGGCATTGGTACACCAAAATGTTTAGTAATACAAGTCCTTTCAAATGTCGCGTTCCAAGCGGTTTTAATTACATTTGAATCCGTCATGGCTTCCATTACCTCACTGGGAATATCCTCAAAATCTAGTAGATCAATCACAATAACTGGACCATCATCCCAAGCGTAAGCAAACAATGTAACCTCAAAGCTGTCACAATCCACATATCTATACATGCCTGCTGTTTTTAAATCCGTTTCACAATAAGTCTCTATATCGATGGATAGAATCTTATATCTTTTCATAAGTTATCTTCCGTTGCATAATTTCAGTGAATATTTCCTTGGTATATCCTCCAGTCACAATTAACGTAAGGTCTCCCGAAAATACAAGTTTTAATTCATCGTTAAATTTATCAACATCTATAAGGTCTAATCCAAGTAAATGTTTTTTAATTTCATCTGTTTCATAATTACCCATCCCTTAAAGCCTCCAATATTTTTGATAGAAAAGGGGATTCCGTTATGAATCCCCACCGTGAGTTGTTATGCTAAGAAATCCTCATCATCTTCAATCTCAACCTCAAAATCTTCATCTGAAAAATCATCATTTACACTGCTTCGACCACCAAGGAAATCACCATCTTGAACTTTAACGACATTGTTTAACCCTGCGGCTATACCTCGATTTCCGTTTACGTTAAATGGGTAAATATTGAGACTTACTTTTGCATAACATCCGGAATACACTTCGGTTGTATCTGTAATTTCTTCAAACTTCGTTTTTCCATCAGGGTGTTTACCAATTGGTTTTGCAACACCAGGTTTGTTCTTACTAGTCGCATTCAAGAAATAGTGACCTGCATAAGCTTCATCATCTGGACGTTCCTCATCTCCATCACGCAAAGGAGTCTTACAGTTAGCAGGAACTTTACCACCCCACTGACCTCTACCTTGTTCTTTTGCTGCGTCCACAGCTGCCTTTATTTTTCTTAAAGTTTCCTTATCACTCTTAGGAATTAAAATAGATGTACTGTACTTTTCGTCTCCTCCATTGATAGACTGTGGTTGAAATATGTTTACATAAGATAAACGAACCTTTCCTGTTACTACTTTTGTATTTGTAATTGCCATTTTTACATTTCTCCTTTAATTTTTATTTAAGCCATATCGGCAAATTCTGATTCGATTTCGGATAATGAAGATAAAGCAGGACGCTTGTCAGATTCAGTAACTAAAACGGGTTTCCCCTCTGGTTTAATAATTAAATCTTTTAAAAGCTCATTGAATCGTTTTTTACCGACCAAATTTTCCATGGCTGTGATTCCTAGTAATTTTTTCTTCGTAATTTTATTTTCCTCGTACCCTTCTAAAATTAAAGTATCTTCAACTTCTTTTTCATCTCTATATTTTCTATTACTTCTACCAGTCACTAACTTCCATCCTGGATAGATGATTCCATGGTTTAAAGCTTGATCAAAAGCATAGTCCTGAACTTCTCCAGCCCACTTTTTCAACTCATCAGCTTTTGCTAATACATCTGCAATTTCTTCAGTAGATAGCAATGGTGGATCCTGAAATTCATATTCCAACAATTCAAGGTTTGCCATTGCTCTTGCTCGGCAGTGGCTTCTTGCTTTGCAAAATTTGCAGTGATCCCCTGCTTTAAATGAAGGTCTATTTGAAGTTGTTTTCTTTGCGCCCGGTTTTACCACGATTTCTGCCCATTTCAATAACTCTTCTGCACTGAGCGTTTCTGTTGTAATGTTATCTAAACGTGGTTGGACAATTGTCATACTGATTTCATCCACACCATATAAAAATTCAAATTCATGCAATGCACCAAGACCGTATAATCTCATCTGTGAATTACCAAATGCAGAGACTTGTACACCTTTTCCATACTTCAGATCAATGACATCAACATGACCTTCTGCAATAATCACCACGTCACCCGTACCGAAATTATTGGGTGGTACCCACTGAGAGAAGTCTAATTTTTGCTCTAGTAGCACAATTGCATCCGGTGTTTTTGCTTTAGCAGCATTAATCCGTTCAATCACAGTGTCTACATAGTTTTGAACGTAATCCTCCATCTCTTGTGAATAGAAGGATGCAAACTGTTCATTTTGTTTAAGTTTCTTTAACTCAGCGTTATATGTCCGTTTTTTAATTTCGCCCATATGCAGCTGTAGTTTTAGTTCAGATAATTCATGTGCAGCTGTCCCCTCATCCGCATAACTTGAAGATGTATCAGGGAACATTTCTTCTAATCGAACACTACCAGGGCACGCTAACCACCTGCTTGACCCTGAAGCTGATAACTTGGCATGTGCCCTTTCTGAATGAGTACTACTCATAGTGCCTCTAAAGCAGACATAAACTCTGCACTACGTTCTTCTGGAACAGATGTAATATTTTTCACTTCAAATTTAGTAAGCAATGCTTTGACCTCTTCACGTTTACCAGATTTACT
The window above is part of the Chengkuizengella sp. SCS-71B genome. Proteins encoded here:
- a CDS encoding DUF2815 family protein produces the protein MAITNTKVVTGKVRLSYVNIFQPQSINGGDEKYSTSILIPKSDKETLRKIKAAVDAAKEQGRGQWGGKVPANCKTPLRDGDEERPDDEAYAGHYFLNATSKNKPGVAKPIGKHPDGKTKFEEITDTTEVYSGCYAKVSLNIYPFNVNGNRGIAAGLNNVVKVQDGDFLGGRSSVNDDFSDEDFEVEIEDDEDFLA
- a CDS encoding DUF2800 domain-containing protein, with the translated sequence MSSTHSERAHAKLSASGSSRWLACPGSVRLEEMFPDTSSSYADEGTAAHELSELKLQLHMGEIKKRTYNAELKKLKQNEQFASFYSQEMEDYVQNYVDTVIERINAAKAKTPDAIVLLEQKLDFSQWVPPNNFGTGDVVIIAEGHVDVIDLKYGKGVQVSAFGNSQMRLYGLGALHEFEFLYGVDEISMTIVQPRLDNITTETLSAEELLKWAEIVVKPGAKKTTSNRPSFKAGDHCKFCKARSHCRARAMANLELLEYEFQDPPLLSTEEIADVLAKADELKKWAGEVQDYAFDQALNHGIIYPGWKLVTGRSNRKYRDEKEVEDTLILEGYEENKITKKKLLGITAMENLVGKKRFNELLKDLIIKPEGKPVLVTESDKRPALSSLSEIESEFADMA